A genome region from Leptodactylus fuscus isolate aLepFus1 chromosome 6, aLepFus1.hap2, whole genome shotgun sequence includes the following:
- the IFI35 gene encoding interferon-induced 35 kDa protein, with amino-acid sequence MASKNEITSDGGAPVKLKITLRTQSPSLTQEEFIHVGDEKSSEEAALRKEIEMYKGKHSALLEDIAKLEKKKEEAETLAQRFKLRAEKEEKKLLENEIVLCDDDQRFQDKINSIQDRNQQLKTEEQNLKENILHLERETDKLEAVCSSGVERKMFFKGKLSDKIPRCGMSVKHNIRYPVKGGTALVVFEEPSVAARVIQKKHHKVAIEDCHINVRAEPVNLTVLDELSMDMNRSPRKILVSNLPTSISQEALLDKLELFFGKAKNGGGEVDDREFLADSRSAILTFVNEGVAPKLVEKRKFDVPFGEQTHQVCVSPSLDGNITNYVMKNLLCNRTVLITGIPDIKDEETLNDLLHIHFISSANDGGEVEEFLYCPERKTKVAIFEDDEDNVSRKE; translated from the exons ATGGCATCCAAAAATGAG ATAACCTCTGATGGAGGCGCCCCAGTCAAGCTCAAGATAACACTTCGCACTCAAAGCCCTAGCCTGACGCAG GAAGAATTTATACACGTCGGCGATGAGAAAAGTAGTGAAGAAGCCGCCTTAAGAAAGGAGATTGAGATGTACAAG GGGAAACATTCAGCCCTATTAGAAGATATTGCgaaactggaaaaaaagaagGAGGAAGCAGAGACCCTGGCCCAGAGgtttaaactgagggcagaaAAAGAGGAGAAAAAACTATTGGAGAATGAAATCGTTCTATGTGATGACGATCAGAGGTTTCAG GACAAAATTAATAGTATACAGGACCGTAACCAGCAGCTGAAGACAGAGGAACAAAACCTGAAAGAAAATATATTGCATCTAGAAAGGGAAACCGACAAGCTGGAAGCA GTTTGCTCTTCTGGAGTGgaaagaaaaatgtttttcaaaGGCAAATTGAGTGACAAGATTCCCAGATGTGGGATGAGTGTCAAACATAACATTAGATATCCTGTCAAAGGTGGAACAGCACTTGTTGTCTTTGAGGAACCATCTG TTGCTGCAAGAGTAATCCAGAAGAAGCATCACAAGGTAGCCATTGAAGATTGCCACATCAATGTGAGGGCTGAGCCTGTGAATCTTACAGTCCTGGATGAACTCAGC ATGGACATGAACCGGAGCCCCCGCAAGATCTTAGTATCTAATCTTCCAACTTCCATATCTCAAGAAGCACTCTTGGACAAGCTAGAGCTGTTCTTTGGTAAAGCGAAAAATGGTGGCGGAGAAGTGGACGACAGAGAGTTTCTTGCTGACTCTAGGAGTGCCATCCTGACATTTGTAAATGAAGGAG TTGCCCCAAAGCTGGTGGAAAAAAGGAAGTTTGATGTGCCCTTTGGAGAACAAACTCACCAAGTCTGTGTATCTCCATCTTTAGATGGCAACATTACAAATTATGTG ATGAAGAATTTGCTGTGTAACCGGACAGTCTTGATCACAGGAATTCCTGATATTAAGGATGAGGAAACACTCAATGATCTTTTGCATATCCACTTCATTTCATCTGCAAATGATGGAGGAGAAGTGGAAGAGTTCTTATACTGCCCGGAAAGGAAGACCAAGGTAGCGATATTTGAAGATGATGAGGACAACGTCTCGCGAAAAGAGTAA